The following coding sequences are from one Streptococcus mitis window:
- a CDS encoding YitT family protein, with product MIKKIYPILTILLGAAIYAFGLTYFVVPHHLFEGGATGITLITFYLFKIPVSLMNLLINIPLFLLAWKIFGAKSLYSSLLGTLALSAWLAVFERIPLHIDLQGDLLITALIAGILLGIGLGIIFNAGGTTGGTDILARILNKYTHISMGKLLFILDFCILMLILLIFKDLRLVSYTLLFDFIVSRVIDLIGEGGYAGKGFMIITKRPDQLAKAINDDLGRGVTFISGQGYYSREDLKIIYCIVGRNEIVKMKEMIHRIDPQAFITITEAHEILGEGFTFEKE from the coding sequence ATGATTAAAAAAATTTATCCCATTTTAACCATCTTACTAGGTGCTGCTATTTATGCTTTTGGGCTAACTTATTTTGTAGTTCCCCATCATCTCTTTGAAGGAGGGGCGACGGGTATTACCCTCATCACCTTTTATCTTTTTAAAATCCCTGTTTCTCTCATGAACCTGCTGATTAATATTCCCCTTTTCCTCCTAGCTTGGAAGATTTTTGGAGCAAAATCTCTCTATTCTAGTTTACTAGGAACCTTAGCTTTGTCCGCCTGGTTGGCTGTTTTTGAGCGTATTCCCCTTCATATTGATCTGCAAGGTGATTTACTAATCACTGCCCTTATAGCTGGAATTCTATTGGGAATTGGTCTTGGAATTATCTTTAATGCTGGAGGTACAACTGGTGGTACTGATATTCTAGCTCGTATTCTCAATAAATACACTCATATATCCATGGGAAAACTGCTCTTTATCTTAGATTTTTGTATTCTCATGCTCATTCTCCTAATCTTCAAGGACTTGAGATTGGTTTCTTACACGCTATTATTTGATTTTATCGTTTCTCGTGTCATTGATTTGATTGGTGAAGGAGGATATGCCGGCAAAGGATTTATGATTATCACAAAACGTCCTGACCAACTTGCTAAGGCGATTAATGATGACCTAGGAAGAGGTGTTACTTTCATCTCAGGTCAAGGTTATTATAGTCGAGAAGATTTAAAAATCATTTACTGTATTGTCGGAAGAAATGAGATTGTGAAAATGAAGGAAATGATTCATCGAATCGATCCTCAAGCCTTTATAACCATTACAGAAGCCCACGAAATCCTTGGAGAAGGATTTACCTTTGAAAAAGAATAA
- a CDS encoding HU family DNA-binding protein, translating to MANKQDLIAKVAEATELTKKDSAAAVEAVFSAVADYLAAGEKVQLIGFGNFEVRERAARKGRNPQTGKEITIAASKVPAFKAGKALKDAVK from the coding sequence ATGGCAAACAAACAAGATTTGATCGCTAAAGTAGCAGAAGCTACAGAATTGACTAAGAAAGACTCAGCAGCAGCAGTTGAAGCTGTATTCTCAGCAGTAGCTGACTACCTTGCAGCTGGTGAAAAAGTTCAATTGATCGGTTTTGGTAACTTTGAAGTTCGTGAGCGTGCTGCACGTAAAGGTCGCAACCCACAAACTGGTAAAGAAATCACAATTGCTGCTTCTAAAGTACCAGCATTCAAAGCTGGTAAAGCTCTTAAAGACGCTGTTAAATAA
- a CDS encoding DegV family protein, which produces MTKIKIVTDSSVTIEPELVKQLDITVVPLSVMIDNVVYSDADLKEEGKFLQLMQESKNLPKTSQPPVGVFAEVFEELCKDGSQILAIHMSHALSGTVEAARQGASLSTADVTVIDSSFTDQALKFQVVEAAKLAQEGKDMEEILTRIEEVKNHTELYIGVSTLENLVKGGRIGRVTGLLSSLLNIRVVMQMKDHELQPIVKGRGAKTFKKWLDELITSLSERSVAEIGISYSGSADWAKEMKESLQAYVEKPISVLETGSIIQTHTGENAWAILVRYYS; this is translated from the coding sequence ATGACAAAAATTAAAATTGTAACCGATTCATCTGTTACTATTGAACCTGAACTAGTAAAACAATTAGATATCACTGTTGTTCCGTTATCTGTAATGATTGATAATGTTGTTTATTCTGATGCGGATTTGAAAGAAGAAGGTAAATTTCTTCAGTTGATGCAAGAAAGTAAGAATCTTCCGAAAACAAGTCAGCCACCTGTAGGTGTCTTTGCTGAAGTTTTTGAAGAACTATGCAAGGATGGTAGCCAGATTCTTGCTATTCATATGTCTCATGCCCTTTCTGGTACTGTAGAAGCGGCACGTCAAGGTGCTAGCTTATCTACTGCCGATGTGACAGTTATTGATAGTTCCTTCACTGACCAAGCCCTGAAATTCCAAGTTGTTGAGGCTGCGAAGTTAGCACAAGAAGGCAAAGATATGGAGGAAATTTTAACTCGCATAGAAGAGGTAAAAAACCACACAGAACTCTATATTGGTGTTTCTACTTTGGAAAATCTTGTCAAAGGTGGACGAATTGGCCGTGTAACTGGATTGTTGAGCTCCCTTCTCAATATACGTGTTGTCATGCAGATGAAAGACCATGAATTGCAGCCAATCGTTAAAGGTCGTGGAGCTAAAACTTTTAAAAAATGGTTAGATGAGTTGATAACGTCGCTCTCTGAACGTTCTGTAGCAGAGATTGGAATTTCATATTCTGGCAGTGCTGATTGGGCCAAAGAGATGAAAGAAAGCTTACAAGCTTATGTTGAAAAGCCAATTTCAGTTTTGGAAACGGGCTCTATTATTCAAACTCACACGGGTGAGAACGCTTGGGCTATTTTAGTACGTTACTACTCTTAA